Proteins encoded in a region of the Thunnus thynnus chromosome 8, fThuThy2.1, whole genome shotgun sequence genome:
- the sap130a gene encoding histone deacetylase complex subunit SAP130a, protein MSSQQFPRHGLSASSGGAPQIPAGGNLVSVNQPSNPPAGADADSGRDADHGQQDHPPAGGGGTLVFRDDKQETMVVRPYPQVQTHGQPQAAPQAVPIQPGTPVTVPAPSVHLPQGQPAVLTDGQMKAVLKSPMPSRLIAPAPASNQGHIPIPSKVPGHITVTIESSIAPTTSIPVATISGQQGHSSNLHHLMPANIQIIRGSAPALQIGTPTVPPQTFTSHLPRGAAAAAVMSSSKTVLRPATGASAGPGQPTVQHIIHQTIQSRPAVTTSTAVLPTVVAPISATRTQSPVISPTVTHSAEVTHGRPGLTIHPPPATVSIQRPQTSRDTATRITLPSHPAIGAQKPQPPHTMTQKPIFSTVTPVAAATVAPIVATNTVPSTTTIGSVPHTQMTSNTIVTMTMASHSSHATAVTTSAIPVAKVVPQPIAHSSSRVQPDYPGERANLIPIPGHRSSPNPVTMEARSDNRPSVPVQFQYFLPAYSSSYPLTHTYTPISSSVSTIRQYPVTPQAPSSALPTQTGVGVATTVHLNHMQLMAVDRIGLPSAQISTQGIQPAPIAAQGIQPAPIGVQGLHTSAPITTQGIQQAPIVTQQQQQQQPQSEAKSGVVLADGFVASPISSTFSTTQPVATMVQAHAQGGVGGAPTLVSSPRPSILRKKPANESCVRKNLIPAQASEPSSGRIESGVRGAGSPRPASVKPKAEVHMAVAPPVMATVEALPSQGGEQQAVSSNAQHLGQAIPTMLATPGPVPPSQPSTVLSALPAAMAVTPPVPASMANTVASPTQPAASSTAACAASSACPDVKIKQEVETMDTSQPDPNANLSSAPALNTQASTLNTPAIGDMIPGASPRKKPRKQQHVISTEESEMVETNSTDEEKAPGRPITGRAERRESPPREYVDEEGVRYVPVRPRPPVTLLRHYRNPWKAAYHHFQRYSDIRVKEEKKGSLQDMANQRGVACRAQGWKIHLCAAQLRQLSSLEHDVYSRLSTLQEGLIPKKRAGADDDLHRINELIQGNMQRCKLVMDQVTEARDTMMKVLDHKEKVLKLLNKNGAVKKSSKLKRKERA, encoded by the exons atgagCTCCCAGCAATTCCCCCGACATGGGCTGTCTGCTTCCAGCGGGGGAGCACCTCAGATCCCTGCTGGAGGAAACCTAGTGTCTGTCAATCAGCCGTCAAACCCACCAG CTGGTGCAGATGCAGACAGCGGTCGGGATGCCGACCATGGGCAGCAGGATCATCCACCTGCGGGAGGCGGGGGAACCTTGGTGTTCAGAGATGACAAGCAGGAGACCATGGTGGTCAGACCGTACCCACAGGTACAGACACATGGCCAGCCACAAGCTGCTCCCCAAGCTGTGCCCATCCAGCCCGGCACACCCGTGACCGTACCTGCTCCCTCTGTCCACCTCCCACAGGGCCAGCCTGCAGTCCTCACTGATGGACAGATGAAG gcTGTCCTGAAGTCACCTATGCCAAGTCGTCTCATTGCCCCAGCACCAGCTTCCAACCAGGGTCACATCCCCATACCCTCCAAGGTCCCTGGTCACATTACTGTCACCATAGAAAGCAGTATTGCTCCAACCACGTCTATCCCCGTGGCAACCATCAGTGGTCAGCAG ggtCATTCCAGCAACTTACACCACCTGATGCCAGCTAACATTCAGATCATTCGGGGCAGTGCCCCTGCACTGCAGATCGGGACCCCTACGGTCCCTCCCCAGACCTTCACGTCCCATTTACCCAGAG gggctgctgcagcagctgttatGTCAAGCTCCAAAACTGTCCTGCGGCCAGCTACTGGAGCAAGTGCAGGCCCCGGCCAGCCCACAGTGCAGCACATCATCCACCAGACTATTCAG TCCCGCCCTGCTGTAACAACGTCTACAGCTGTGCTTCCAACTGTGGTGGCTcccatttcagcaacaagaactCAGTCTCCTGTTATCAGTCCAACAGTTACACACTCTGCAGAGGTGACACATGG GCGTCCAGGGCTGACCATTCACCCTCCCCCAGCCACCGTCAGTATCCAGAGGCCTCAGACATCCCGTGACACAGCTACACGGATCACACTGCCATCTCACCCTGCAATTGGGGCTCAAAAGCCCCAGCCTCCGCACACTATGACGCAG AAGCCCATCTTCAGTACTGTGACACCAGTAGCTGCAGCAACTGTGGCACCAATTGTTGCCACTAACACTGTGCCATCAACCACCACAATAG GCTCTGTGCCACATACCCAAATGACCAGTAACACCATTGTCACCATGACGATGGCCTCACACTCCTCTCATGCTACAGCAGTGACCACCTCTGCCATCCCTGTTG CTAAAGTGGTCCCTCAGCCCATCGCCCACTCTTCATCCCGCGTGCAGCCAGACTACCCTGGAGAGAGAGCCAACCTCATCCCCATCCCAGGCCATCGGTCATCTCCTAACCCTGTCACCATGGAAGCAAGAAGTGACAACAG GCCCTCTGTGCCAGTGCAGTTCCAGTACTTCCTGCCGGCATACTCCTCGTCATACCCTCTGACGCACACCTACACCCCCATCAGCAGCTCTGTATCTACCATCCGCCAGTATCCTG TTACTCCTCAAGCTCCGAGTTCAGCACTGCCCACTCAAACTGGAGTAGGTGTGGCCACCACCGTCCATCTAAACCACATGCAGCTGATGGCAGTGGATCGGATTGGTCTGCCATCTGCACAAATCAGCACCCAGGGGATCCAGCCAGCACCAATCGCTGCACAGGGCATTCAGCCTGCACCGATAGGAGTGCAGGGCCTGCACACATCTGCACCAATCACCACACAGGGAATACAGCAGGCACCAATAGTCactcagcaacagcagcaacaacaaccacagtctgaagcAAAATCTG gGGTTGTTTTGGCTGATGGCTTTGTAGCTAGCCCGATCAGCAGCACATTCAGCACCACCCAGCCTGTAGCCACCATGGTGCAGGCGCACGCCCAGGGAGGAGTCGGAGGAGCTCCCACACTAGTCTCCTCCCCTAGACCCAGCATCCTCCGCAAGAAGCCCGCTAATGAAAG TTGCGTTCGTAAGAACCTGATCCCCGCGCAGGCCAGTGAACCTAGTAGTGGCAGAATAGAGAGTGGCGTGAGAGGAGCAGGATCTCCCAGACCTGCAAG TGTGAAACCCAAAGCTGAGGTGCACATGGCGGTGGCCCCTCCTGTCATGGCTACAGTAGAAGCACTACCTTCTCAGGGAGGGGAGCAGCAGGCCGTGTCCTCAAATGCCCAGCACCTCGGCCAAGCCATACCCACCATGCTGGCCACGCCGGGGCCCGTACCTCCCTCCCAGCCCTCCACCGTCCTCTCAGCCCTGCCAGCAGCCATGGCTGTAACTCCTCCCGTTCCCGCTTCAATGGCCAACACTGTGGCCTCTCCCACTCAGCCTGCAGCCAGTAGCACTGCAGCTTGTGCTGCCAGCTCCGCCTGCCCAGATGTGAAAATCAAGCAGGAGGTGGAGACAATGGACACTTCTCAGCCAG atCCAAATGCAAACTTGTCATCAGCGCCAGCCCTCAACACCCAGGCTTCAACCCTGAACACTCCCGCAATAGGTGATATGATCCCCGGGGCCTCCCCGAGGAAGAAGCCCCGCAAGCAGCAGCATGTTATTTCTACAGAAGAGAGCGAGATGGTGGAGACCAACAGCACAGACGAGGAGAAAGCCCCAGGCAGGCCCATCACTGGCAGGGCTGAGAGGCGTGAATCTCCACCAAGAGAATATGTTG ATGAGGAAGGAGTGCGTTATGTGCCAGTCAGGCCTCGGCCACCTGTTACCCTTTTGCGGCACTACCGTAACCCCTGGAAGGCTGCCTACCACCACTTCCAGAGGTACAGCGACATCCGGGTCAAAG aggagaagaaaggcaGCTTACAGGATATGGCCAATCAGAGAGGAGTGGCATGCAGAGCACAAGGCTGGAAAATTCACCTGTGTGCTGCACAGCTCAGGCAGTTG TCGAGTTTGGAGCATGATGTGTACAGCCGCCTCTCCACCCTTCAAGAGGGCCTGATTCCAAAGAAGAGAGCAGGCGCTGATGATGACCTTCACAGAATCAACGAGCTTATACAG GGCAACATGCAGCGCTGTAAGCTGGTGATGGACCAGGTGACCGAGGCCAGAGACACAATGATGAAAGTGCTCGACCACAAGGAGAAAGTGCTGAAGCTGCTCAACAAGAACGGTGCCGTCAAGAAGTCCTCCAAACTGAAGCGTAAAGAACGTGCTTAG